The following are from one region of the Polaribacter marinaquae genome:
- a CDS encoding MutS-related protein: protein MSKVLDFYINTKKELEDEAASLKRKSINLSVFRFAVFIGTFLLIYLTLGAYPDIFIVGFLGAVLFSFLVVKHIDLQRKRAIINAKIAINKDEISVANGEFHHLETGEEFINPTHFYSNDIDLFGKGSFFQNINRTKTIDGKRFLAKLLSENVTTFIESKQKAIKELSEKAIWRQNFAALASLVSVKTNSNFIVSWFSNYKSLFPKVLSKVQVVFSLISIALIGLISLGFLPFSYLIFWFFIGLFITGRFLKKTSNLYSETDKVRETFKQYHVLLNEIENEKFDSEILVEKQTIINSESKKASKIFKEFARILDTFDQRNNILIAVLGNGLFLTEIYNACKVEKWISNYKHVVEKWFEVVAFFDAKNSLANFTFNKPNFVFPEIVSHQNVIDGENLGHPLLNASKRVDNDFSIKKEAFFIVTGANMAGKSTFLRTVSLSIVMANCGLPVCAKSYKYAPIKLITSMRTTDSLTEDESYFYSELKRLKFIVDQIENEDYFIILDEILKGTNSKDKAIGSKKFVEKLSKSKSTGIIATHDVSLCALENEFKDIKNYYFDAEIVNNELHFDYTLKDGICKNMNASFLLQKMEII from the coding sequence ATGAGTAAAGTACTAGATTTTTATATAAATACAAAAAAGGAATTAGAAGACGAAGCAGCTAGTTTAAAAAGAAAATCTATCAACTTAAGTGTTTTTAGATTTGCTGTTTTTATAGGAACTTTTCTTTTAATATATCTAACTTTAGGCGCTTATCCAGATATTTTTATTGTTGGGTTTTTAGGTGCAGTTTTATTTAGCTTTTTAGTAGTTAAACACATAGATTTACAACGAAAAAGAGCAATTATAAATGCAAAAATAGCTATAAATAAAGATGAAATTAGTGTAGCAAATGGAGAATTTCATCATTTAGAAACAGGTGAGGAATTTATAAATCCTACACATTTTTATAGTAACGACATCGATTTGTTTGGTAAAGGATCTTTTTTTCAGAATATAAACAGAACCAAAACAATAGATGGTAAACGTTTTTTAGCAAAGTTATTATCAGAAAATGTAACAACTTTTATTGAAAGTAAACAAAAAGCAATTAAAGAATTGTCTGAAAAAGCTATTTGGAGACAAAATTTTGCTGCTTTGGCAAGTTTAGTTTCTGTTAAAACAAATTCAAATTTTATAGTATCGTGGTTTTCTAATTATAAAAGTTTATTTCCTAAGGTTTTATCGAAAGTTCAGGTAGTATTTTCTTTGATTTCTATAGCACTTATTGGTTTAATTTCATTGGGATTTTTACCCTTTTCTTATTTAATATTTTGGTTTTTTATAGGTCTTTTTATAACAGGTAGATTTTTAAAAAAAACCAGTAATCTATATTCTGAAACCGATAAAGTTAGAGAAACCTTTAAGCAATATCATGTTTTATTAAATGAGATAGAGAATGAAAAATTTGATTCAGAAATATTAGTAGAAAAACAAACGATTATTAATTCTGAATCAAAAAAAGCATCAAAAATATTTAAAGAATTTGCAAGAATTTTAGATACGTTCGATCAAAGAAATAATATTTTAATTGCTGTTTTAGGTAACGGTTTGTTTTTAACTGAAATTTACAATGCATGCAAAGTAGAAAAATGGATTTCTAACTATAAACATGTTGTTGAAAAATGGTTTGAAGTGGTTGCTTTTTTTGATGCTAAAAATTCTTTAGCCAATTTTACTTTTAACAAACCTAACTTTGTTTTTCCAGAAATAGTTTCTCATCAGAATGTAATCGATGGTGAAAATTTAGGGCATCCTTTGTTAAATGCTTCAAAAAGGGTTGACAATGATTTTTCAATAAAAAAAGAAGCATTTTTTATTGTTACTGGTGCAAATATGGCTGGTAAAAGTACTTTTTTAAGAACTGTTTCTTTAAGTATTGTTATGGCAAATTGTGGTTTACCTGTTTGTGCTAAAAGTTATAAATATGCACCAATTAAGCTTATTACTAGTATGCGTACCACAGATTCTTTAACAGAAGATGAGTCTTATTTTTATTCTGAATTAAAGCGATTAAAATTTATAGTAGATCAAATTGAAAACGAAGATTATTTTATCATTTTAGACGAAATTTTAAAAGGAACGAATAGTAAAGACAAGGCAATTGGATCTAAAAAGTTTGTAGAAAAATTATCGAAATCTAAATCTACAGGAATAATTGCAACGCATGATGTAAGTTTATGCGCATTAGAAAATGAATTTAAAGATATAAAAAACTATTATTTTGATGCAGAAATAGTAAATAATGAGTTGCATTTTGATTATACTTTAAAAGACGGAATTTGTAAAAATATGAACGCCTCTTTCTTGTTGCAAAAAATGGAAATAATTTAA
- a CDS encoding endonuclease/exonuclease/phosphatase family protein, with amino-acid sequence MRNYLCLFLLFILCTSNSFSQKNSKKYAIRTIAFYNLENLFDTINDVSLNDEASPIMELKFNRSKVYWDKIDKLSSTISKIGFEKSNTSPAIIGVSEIENLNVLEDLINSKHLKDKNYGIVHYDSPDKRGIDVALLYQKRYFKPIYHEAFNPNIYKENKKIFTRDQLLVSGYLDDELIHVIVNHWPSRRGGESKSRPLREKAAYQNLKIIEKIISENENAKFLIMGDFNDDPINSSFKNVLKTKSRKKNVLEKDIYNPYEDLYRRGFNTLAYRDKLNLFDMILISSTLLNKGKKDFSSYKMFKAMIFNKQFLSHKKGKFKGYPFRSFSNGSYTGGYSDHYPVYMYLLKEKN; translated from the coding sequence ATGCGAAATTATTTATGTCTTTTCTTACTCTTTATTCTTTGTACTTCTAATTCTTTTTCTCAGAAAAACAGCAAAAAATATGCTATTAGAACTATTGCTTTTTACAACTTAGAAAATTTATTTGACACGATTAATGATGTTTCTTTAAATGATGAAGCTAGCCCCATAATGGAATTAAAATTTAATCGATCTAAGGTTTATTGGGATAAAATAGACAAACTTTCGAGCACAATTTCAAAAATTGGTTTCGAAAAATCAAATACAAGTCCGGCAATAATTGGTGTTTCTGAAATAGAAAATTTAAATGTTTTAGAAGATTTAATTAATTCGAAACATTTAAAAGATAAAAACTATGGTATTGTGCATTACGATTCTCCAGACAAAAGAGGTATTGATGTAGCGTTATTATATCAAAAAAGATATTTTAAACCCATTTACCATGAAGCATTCAACCCAAATATTTACAAAGAAAACAAGAAGATTTTTACTAGAGATCAGTTACTAGTTTCGGGTTATTTAGATGACGAGCTAATACATGTTATTGTAAATCATTGGCCATCTAGAAGAGGCGGAGAATCTAAAAGTAGACCTTTAAGGGAAAAAGCAGCGTATCAGAATTTAAAAATTATCGAAAAAATAATATCTGAAAATGAAAATGCTAAGTTTTTAATTATGGGCGATTTTAATGATGACCCTATAAATTCTAGTTTTAAAAACGTTCTTAAAACTAAAAGTAGAAAAAAGAATGTGCTAGAAAAAGACATTTATAATCCGTATGAAGATTTATACCGAAGAGGCTTTAATACTTTGGCTTATAGAGATAAGTTAAATCTTTTTGATATGATTCTAATTTCATCGACTCTTTTAAACAAGGGCAAAAAAGATTTTTCTAGTTATAAAATGTTTAAAGCTATGATTTTTAACAAGCAATTTTTAAGTCATAAAAAAGGAAAGTTTAAAGGATATCCGTTTCGAAGTTTTTCTAACGGATCTTATACTGGCGGATATTCTGACCATTATCCTGTTTACATGTATTTGTTAAAAGAAAAAAACTAA
- the mutY gene encoding A/G-specific adenine glycosylase — protein MKFSNTLIYWYLQNNRELPWRKTKNPYFIWLSEIMLQQTRVAQGLSYYLKFTSSFPTVFDLANADESTVLKMWQGLGYYSRARNLHYSAKVIANELNGEFPSTYKEIIKLKGIGDYTASAIASICFNEPAAVVDGNVYRVLSRYYGINTPINSTKGIKEFKILAQSLIDTKQPGTFNQAIMDFGALHCKPQNPLCDSCPLADSCVALEKKLTKELPIKEKKIKIKKRFFNFMVIKTQDNKTIIEERKGKGIWQGLYQFPLIESNKNLNKEDLIATDDFKNLFPDETTISLFNQKEIVHKLSHQHLYTQFWIVETNKHKNATTLWQNIQDFPVPILIANFLEAFDVKK, from the coding sequence ATGAAATTTTCTAACACATTAATATACTGGTACTTACAAAACAACAGAGAATTGCCTTGGCGCAAAACTAAGAATCCATATTTTATTTGGCTAAGCGAAATCATGCTACAGCAAACAAGAGTTGCGCAAGGTTTGTCTTATTATCTGAAATTTACAAGCAGTTTTCCAACAGTTTTTGACCTTGCAAATGCAGACGAAAGTACCGTTTTAAAAATGTGGCAAGGTTTGGGTTATTACTCTAGAGCAAGAAATTTACATTATTCTGCAAAAGTTATTGCAAATGAATTAAACGGCGAATTTCCTTCTACATATAAAGAGATCATAAAACTAAAAGGAATTGGAGATTATACAGCATCTGCAATTGCTTCTATTTGCTTTAATGAACCCGCAGCGGTTGTAGATGGTAATGTTTACAGAGTACTTTCTAGATATTACGGCATTAATACACCAATAAATTCAACAAAAGGAATTAAAGAATTTAAAATTTTAGCACAATCTTTAATAGACACAAAGCAACCAGGTACTTTTAACCAAGCAATAATGGATTTTGGTGCGTTGCACTGCAAACCTCAAAATCCGTTATGTGATTCTTGCCCTTTAGCAGACAGTTGTGTCGCTTTAGAAAAAAAACTTACTAAAGAACTACCTATTAAAGAGAAGAAAATTAAAATTAAAAAAAGGTTTTTTAACTTTATGGTTATTAAAACCCAAGACAACAAAACAATTATCGAAGAAAGAAAAGGCAAAGGTATTTGGCAAGGTTTGTATCAATTTCCTTTAATTGAAAGTAATAAAAACCTAAATAAAGAAGATTTAATAGCTACTGATGATTTTAAAAATCTTTTTCCTGATGAAACCACGATATCATTATTTAATCAAAAAGAAATTGTACATAAACTTTCTCATCAGCATTTATATACACAATTCTGGATTGTAGAAACCAACAAACATAAAAACGCAACCACACTTTGGCAAAATATTCAAGATTTTCCTGTACCTATATTAATTGCTAATTTTTTAGAGGCATTCGACGTTAAAAAGTAA
- the gldD gene encoding gliding motility lipoprotein GldD encodes MRNILLLLFITTFLSCKEDVLPKPKAYLSLKYPKKEYKTLDLKRPYTFNVLKHAKIINEKNNWITIKYPKLKASIDITYRPVNNNIQELLTEAEKLVFKHTTKAEQIIPKDFLNDTKKVYGSMYEITGNAASNIQFHVTDSTKNFLKGSLYFYAKPNYDSILPAVDYVKEDILHLIETLEWQN; translated from the coding sequence ATGCGTAATATTTTATTATTACTTTTTATAACAACTTTTCTTTCTTGTAAAGAAGATGTGTTGCCAAAACCTAAAGCTTATCTTAGTCTAAAATACCCAAAAAAAGAGTATAAAACTTTAGATCTTAAAAGACCATATACCTTTAACGTTTTAAAACACGCTAAAATAATTAACGAAAAAAACAATTGGATAACTATTAAATATCCGAAGTTAAAAGCATCAATAGACATCACATATAGACCTGTTAATAATAACATACAAGAACTATTAACAGAAGCAGAAAAACTAGTCTTTAAACACACTACAAAAGCAGAACAAATTATACCCAAAGACTTTTTAAACGACACAAAAAAAGTATACGGTAGCATGTACGAAATTACTGGTAATGCAGCGTCTAACATACAGTTTCATGTTACAGATAGTACAAAAAACTTCTTAAAAGGTTCTTTATATTTTTACGCAAAACCAAACTATGATTCTATTTTGCCTGCAGTAGATTATGTAAAAGAAGATATTTTACACTTAATAGAAACTTTAGAGTGGCAAAATTAA
- a CDS encoding NTP transferase domain-containing protein, translating to MKKHSKHTNLERRNNDNHAPNEISILGANCSVISDLVHQVSRKLPSYKLAYFDASHAKNVEGNQLSEYVFHHQGNLQITTTGNLNKYQQRLDFAQFDYVFINGNHYQGAKQILILDEAKEASVLKRLSQLDNIQFIIKLNSETEFFDFLVEKYPNIKNKICYSIDEVDAISNHINNLIQEKIAPIKGLVLVGGKSTRMGKDKSELNYFGKPQKEVAKTLLEINNLETFYSVQKAENESEIADRFIDLGPFGGICSAFQKDPNSAWFVLATDLPFVDESIIKLVLERRNSSKVATAIKGKNKDFPEPLITIYEPKAYPLLLQYLAQGYSCPRKMLINSDVEIVEIDDDFIRNVNTPEEYRAAKEEISS from the coding sequence ATGAAAAAGCATAGCAAACATACAAATTTAGAAAGAAGAAATAACGATAACCATGCGCCTAATGAAATTTCTATTTTAGGTGCAAATTGTAGCGTAATTTCAGATTTAGTACATCAAGTATCTAGAAAGTTGCCAAGTTATAAATTGGCCTATTTTGATGCTTCTCACGCGAAGAATGTAGAAGGAAATCAATTGTCAGAATATGTCTTTCATCATCAAGGAAACCTGCAAATTACAACTACAGGAAACTTAAATAAATATCAACAAAGATTAGATTTTGCCCAGTTTGATTATGTTTTTATCAACGGAAATCATTACCAAGGAGCCAAACAAATTTTAATTTTAGACGAAGCTAAAGAAGCTTCTGTATTAAAAAGGTTGTCGCAATTAGATAATATACAGTTTATTATAAAACTGAATTCTGAGACCGAATTTTTTGACTTTTTAGTTGAAAAATATCCAAATATTAAAAATAAAATATGTTATTCGATTGATGAAGTCGATGCAATTTCTAATCACATAAACAATTTAATTCAAGAAAAAATTGCACCAATAAAAGGGTTGGTTTTAGTTGGCGGTAAAAGTACAAGAATGGGTAAAGATAAATCTGAACTCAATTATTTTGGAAAACCTCAAAAAGAAGTGGCAAAAACACTTTTAGAAATTAATAATTTAGAGACTTTTTATTCTGTACAAAAAGCAGAAAATGAAAGTGAGATAGCAGATAGATTTATCGATTTAGGTCCTTTTGGCGGAATTTGTTCTGCTTTTCAGAAAGATCCAAATTCTGCTTGGTTTGTTTTAGCAACAGATCTTCCTTTTGTAGATGAAAGTATTATAAAATTAGTTTTAGAACGTAGAAATTCGTCTAAAGTTGCCACGGCAATTAAAGGGAAAAATAAAGATTTTCCAGAGCCATTAATTACTATTTACGAGCCAAAAGCATATCCATTATTATTACAATATTTGGCGCAAGGGTATTCTTGTCCTAGAAAAATGTTAATCAATTCTGATGTTGAAATTGTAGAAATTGATGATGATTTTATTAGAAATGTAAATACACCAGAAGAATATAGAGCAGCTAAAGAAGAGATTAGTTCATAA
- a CDS encoding Rne/Rng family ribonuclease, protein MKTELIIRSNSSDIDFALLRDGKLIELNNETTGNKFSVGDIFLAKIGKVLTGLNASFVNVGYPKDGFLHYHDLGAQVNSLNAFIKKVSTGKYKEFTLKNFRFEEDINKDGSINDVLKTGQNLLVQIVKEPISTKGPRLSSELSIAGRFLVLVPFSNRVSVSQKIADPKEKERLKRLAKSIKPKGFGVILRTVAEGKKVAELDKDLQNSLDRWKRMCKSIANTNTPTKILSELNRASSILRDVMNETFTSIVTNDETLKVEIKEYLQEIYPEKEKIVKLHRSETPIFEKYGIERQIKTSFGKTVSMSKGAYLVIEHTEALHVIDVNSGNRSNKAGSQEDTALEVNLISATEIARQLQLRDMGGIIVVDFIDMHKAENRNKLYQHLKEQMALDRTKHKILPPSKFGLVQITRQRVRPELSIKTTEANPNKNGDVEAPIVLLDKIEADLEKFISNPKNKKIQLHLHPFIAAYLLKGVNSIRFKWYLKHKKWITIIPRDAYTYLHYKFKSPRD, encoded by the coding sequence ATGAAAACAGAATTAATAATTCGTTCGAATTCATCTGATATTGATTTTGCCTTATTAAGAGATGGAAAACTTATTGAATTAAATAATGAAACAACTGGGAATAAATTTTCTGTTGGCGATATTTTTTTAGCCAAAATAGGAAAAGTATTAACAGGTTTAAATGCCTCTTTTGTAAATGTAGGTTACCCAAAAGACGGGTTTTTACATTATCATGATTTAGGAGCGCAAGTAAACTCATTAAATGCATTCATTAAGAAAGTAAGCACAGGTAAGTATAAAGAGTTCACTCTAAAAAACTTCCGATTTGAGGAAGACATTAACAAAGACGGTAGTATTAATGATGTACTTAAAACAGGGCAAAACCTGTTGGTACAAATTGTAAAAGAACCAATTTCTACAAAAGGACCAAGATTAAGTTCTGAGTTGTCTATAGCAGGTAGATTTTTGGTGTTAGTTCCTTTTTCTAACAGAGTTTCTGTATCACAAAAAATAGCAGACCCAAAAGAAAAAGAACGATTAAAAAGATTAGCAAAAAGCATTAAACCAAAAGGGTTTGGTGTTATTTTAAGAACTGTTGCCGAAGGTAAAAAAGTAGCAGAACTAGACAAAGATTTGCAAAACTCATTAGATCGCTGGAAAAGAATGTGTAAAAGTATAGCAAATACAAACACACCAACTAAAATCTTAAGCGAGTTAAACAGAGCATCTTCTATATTAAGAGATGTTATGAATGAAACTTTTACAAGTATTGTTACAAATGATGAAACTCTAAAAGTAGAAATTAAAGAATATCTACAAGAAATTTATCCAGAAAAAGAAAAAATAGTGAAGTTACACAGATCGGAAACTCCTATTTTCGAAAAATATGGAATAGAAAGACAAATAAAAACATCGTTTGGTAAAACAGTTTCTATGAGTAAAGGTGCCTATTTAGTTATAGAGCACACAGAAGCATTACATGTTATTGATGTAAATAGCGGAAACCGTTCTAATAAAGCTGGCTCTCAAGAAGATACTGCATTAGAAGTAAATTTAATTTCTGCAACAGAAATTGCTCGTCAATTGCAATTGCGAGATATGGGCGGAATTATAGTTGTTGATTTTATTGATATGCATAAAGCTGAAAACAGAAACAAACTTTACCAGCACTTGAAAGAGCAAATGGCTTTAGATAGAACAAAACACAAAATATTACCTCCAAGTAAATTTGGATTGGTACAAATTACAAGACAAAGGGTAAGACCAGAGTTAAGTATAAAAACTACCGAAGCCAACCCAAACAAAAACGGAGATGTAGAAGCGCCAATTGTCTTATTAGACAAGATAGAAGCAGATTTAGAAAAGTTTATTTCTAATCCAAAGAATAAAAAGATTCAATTACACTTGCATCCTTTTATTGCTGCCTATTTATTAAAAGGCGTAAATTCTATACGTTTTAAATGGTATTTAAAACATAAAAAGTGGATTACTATTATACCTAGAGATGCTTACACATACTTACACTATAAATTTAAATCTCCTAGAGATTAA
- a CDS encoding single-stranded DNA-binding protein has translation MAAGTINKVILIGNLGDDVKMHYFDDKNSVGRFPIATSESYTNKQTGEKVTNTDWHNIVVRNKLAEICEKYLSKGDKVYVEGKLKNRQWEQDGVKRYSTEVLVSEMTMLSSKKNSENNTMAAQQNTPVQNTPKPIVQEEESDDLPF, from the coding sequence ATGGCAGCAGGTACAATAAATAAAGTTATACTTATTGGTAATTTAGGTGACGATGTTAAAATGCATTATTTTGATGACAAAAATAGTGTTGGTCGCTTTCCTATTGCAACATCAGAAAGTTATACAAATAAACAAACCGGAGAAAAAGTAACCAATACAGATTGGCATAATATTGTTGTAAGAAATAAGTTAGCAGAAATTTGCGAAAAATACTTATCTAAAGGAGATAAGGTTTATGTTGAAGGAAAACTTAAAAACAGGCAATGGGAACAAGATGGCGTAAAACGCTACTCTACAGAGGTTCTTGTTTCTGAAATGACGATGTTATCATCTAAGAAGAATTCTGAAAACAACACAATGGCTGCACAACAAAATACACCAGTACAAAATACACCTAAGCCAATTGTTCAAGAAGAAGAAAGTGACGATTTACCATTTTAA
- a CDS encoding HesA/MoeB/ThiF family protein encodes MKIEKNQLFKRQITLAEIGEIGQEKLQKASVLVVGCGGLGSPIAVYLASSGIGKMHLIDFDTVDVTNLHRQVFYSLEDLGKSKAAVLSEFIKKRAPFTEVSFTNKPITKNNVLELIENVDVVIDGTDSLPTKYLINDACVIKSKPLVYGSLYKFDGYVATFNVQQKDGSYSANLRDAFPKMATDIPNCEEAGTLNAIVGIIAIAQVNEVLKLITGIGNPLINELLIYNSLQNTQLKMKLKTSVLKDKITKLFKVQTYVDAACSGQNLDWQITSEQLKNRLGDENLEIIAVLNNLKLPFKVQQTIHINKFKASEIKVDKNKTYVMVCQRGLNSYRATKRLKKEYPDLEVLSLTGGISSYK; translated from the coding sequence ATGAAAATAGAGAAAAATCAACTTTTTAAACGTCAAATTACTTTAGCAGAAATTGGTGAAATTGGGCAAGAAAAATTGCAAAAAGCTTCTGTTTTAGTAGTTGGTTGCGGTGGTTTAGGAAGTCCGATTGCGGTGTATTTAGCATCAAGCGGAATTGGAAAAATGCATTTAATTGATTTTGACACCGTTGATGTTACAAATTTACATCGTCAAGTTTTTTATAGTTTAGAAGATTTAGGAAAATCGAAAGCAGCAGTTTTATCAGAATTTATAAAAAAAAGAGCGCCATTTACAGAGGTAAGTTTTACAAACAAACCAATTACAAAAAATAACGTTTTAGAACTGATAGAAAACGTAGATGTTGTTATTGATGGTACAGATTCTTTACCTACCAAATATTTAATAAACGATGCTTGTGTAATTAAAAGTAAGCCTTTGGTTTATGGTTCTTTATATAAGTTTGATGGTTATGTGGCTACGTTTAATGTACAGCAAAAAGACGGTAGTTATTCTGCCAATTTAAGAGATGCTTTTCCTAAAATGGCAACAGATATACCTAATTGTGAAGAAGCAGGTACCTTAAATGCTATTGTTGGTATTATTGCGATTGCACAAGTTAATGAGGTTTTAAAATTGATAACTGGCATAGGAAATCCGTTAATAAATGAATTGTTAATTTACAATTCGTTGCAAAACACACAATTAAAAATGAAGCTAAAAACATCAGTTTTAAAAGATAAAATCACGAAACTATTTAAGGTTCAAACGTATGTTGATGCCGCTTGTTCTGGCCAGAATTTAGATTGGCAAATAACATCAGAACAATTAAAAAATAGATTGGGCGATGAGAATTTAGAAATTATTGCAGTTTTAAATAATCTAAAATTACCGTTTAAAGTACAGCAAACGATTCATATTAATAAATTTAAAGCATCAGAAATTAAGGTTGATAAAAATAAAACGTATGTTATGGTTTGTCAGCGTGGTTTAAACAGTTATAGAGCTACTAAAAGATTAAAAAAAGAGTATCCAGATTTAGAAGTTTTAAGTTTAACTGGCGGAATTTCTTCTTACAAATAA
- a CDS encoding HU family DNA-binding protein — translation MTKADIVSKISDKSGIEKTDVLATVEAFMTEVKGALENGDNVYLRGFGSFIIKTRAEKTGRNISKNTTIKIPAHNIPAFKPAKTFTEGVKSKVVVK, via the coding sequence ATGACGAAAGCAGATATCGTATCGAAAATTTCAGATAAATCAGGAATTGAAAAAACAGATGTTTTGGCAACTGTGGAAGCATTTATGACTGAAGTTAAAGGTGCATTAGAAAATGGCGATAACGTTTATTTAAGAGGTTTTGGTAGCTTTATTATCAAAACAAGAGCAGAAAAGACTGGTAGAAATATTTCTAAGAATACAACTATTAAGATTCCTGCACATAATATACCAGCTTTTAAACCAGCTAAAACTTTTACAGAAGGAGTTAAAAGTAAAGTAGTAGTAAAATAA
- the gldE gene encoding gliding motility-associated protein GldE — protein sequence MDPDPNHIFIFLASIDLFTTLNSIALIALLISSALISGSEIAFFSLSQTDLNELSNNGKEENIVVTLLEKPRKLLATILITNNFINILIVLLFASLAETLFGSFNFTLNLYLFTVSIRFLLEIILVTFLILLFGEVLPKVYASRNALGFSRKMSKFIKSVSFLLTPFSMPLIAITKWVEKKFGSKASNFSVETLSQALELTSQGATSKDEQKILEGIVNFGNTETVQIMKPRIDIFAISDDESYEEVLNKILVNGYSRNPVYKESIDNIIGVLYAKDLLAHLNKKSFKWQNLLREPFFVPENKKLDDLLSDFRAKKNHLAIVVDEYGGTSGLVTLEDVIEEIVGDINDEFDDDDLSYSKIDDNNYIFEGKTSIKDFCKVLDDEDEEIFEEEKGESETLAGFILEISGKFPKKGEKIIFKNYTFTIEALDKKRIKQVKATRNA from the coding sequence TTGGATCCAGATCCCAATCATATATTTATATTTTTAGCATCAATAGACCTTTTTACAACTTTAAATAGCATTGCTTTAATTGCATTACTAATTAGTTCTGCTTTAATTTCTGGCTCTGAAATTGCATTTTTTTCACTTTCTCAAACAGATTTAAACGAACTTTCTAATAACGGTAAAGAAGAAAACATAGTAGTTACATTATTAGAAAAACCAAGAAAGTTATTAGCAACAATTTTAATAACCAATAATTTTATAAATATTTTAATTGTTTTATTATTTGCTTCTTTAGCAGAAACACTTTTTGGCAGTTTTAACTTTACTTTAAACCTTTACTTATTTACAGTTTCTATTCGTTTTTTACTAGAAATTATTTTAGTAACCTTTTTAATTTTACTTTTTGGTGAAGTTTTACCAAAAGTTTATGCATCTAGAAATGCTTTAGGCTTTTCTAGGAAAATGTCTAAATTTATTAAGTCTGTTAGCTTTTTACTTACACCTTTTAGTATGCCTTTAATTGCTATTACAAAATGGGTAGAGAAAAAATTTGGTAGCAAAGCAAGTAATTTTTCTGTAGAAACACTTTCGCAGGCTTTAGAATTAACATCACAAGGCGCAACTAGTAAAGACGAACAAAAGATTTTAGAAGGTATTGTTAACTTTGGTAATACAGAAACGGTTCAGATAATGAAACCAAGAATCGATATTTTTGCAATTTCTGATGATGAGTCTTACGAAGAAGTTTTAAATAAGATTTTGGTAAATGGTTATTCTAGAAATCCTGTTTATAAAGAAAGTATAGACAATATTATTGGTGTTTTATATGCTAAAGACTTGTTAGCTCATTTAAATAAGAAGTCATTTAAATGGCAAAATCTACTAAGAGAACCATTTTTTGTACCAGAAAATAAAAAGTTAGACGATTTACTTAGCGATTTTAGAGCAAAGAAAAATCATTTAGCCATTGTTGTAGATGAGTACGGTGGCACAAGTGGTTTAGTAACTTTAGAAGATGTTATAGAAGAAATTGTTGGCGATATTAATGATGAATTTGATGATGATGATTTATCATATTCTAAAATAGACGATAATAATTACATTTTCGAAGGCAAAACTTCTATAAAAGATTTTTGCAAAGTTTTAGATGATGAAGACGAAGAAATTTTTGAAGAAGAGAAAGGAGAAAGTGAAACCTTGGCTGGTTTTATTTTAGAGATTTCTGGTAAGTTTCCTAAAAAAGGAGAAAAAATAATTTTTAAAAATTATACGTTTACCATAGAAGCACTCGATAAAAAAAGAATTAAACAAGTAAAAGCTACAAGAAATGCGTAA